A window of the Gossypium hirsutum isolate 1008001.06 chromosome A05, Gossypium_hirsutum_v2.1, whole genome shotgun sequence genome harbors these coding sequences:
- the LOC121229561 gene encoding protein YIPF1 homolog isoform X2, translated as MSPTDEGFDQQSQNNWKGVFSISSYTQYFDVDTDVVVNRLISSFYPAGGDFFNKIGANPDLYGLIWITTTLVFMLAAFGNCATYLIQKRTDRTTSWSFDVGYVNAAACGIYGYSLVVPVAFYFLLRYLGSNASLVRFLCMWGYSLSIFIPTAFLLLIPVEILRWIIILIAGTASSCFVTLNLTSYIGGSNDLRMMMIAAFLLQMALAIFIKAWFFP; from the exons ATGTCACCCACTGATG AAGGATTTGACCAACAATCACAAAACAACTGGAAGGGAGTGTTTAGTATCTCATCATACACACAGTATTTTGATGTAGATACAGATGTTGTCGTAAACAGATTGATAAGTTCCTTTTATCCTGCCGGTGGAGACTTTTTCAACAAGATTGGCGCTAACCCTGATCT GTATGGGCTTATCTGGATCACAACTACATTGGTCTTTATGCTTGCGGCCTTTGGAAACTGTGCCACATACCTTATTCAAAAGCGCACTGATCGAACTACTTCTTGGAGCTTTGATGTTGGCTATGTAAATGCAGCAGCTTGTGGAATCTATGGTTATTCACTCGTGGTGCCAGTGGCATTTTACTTCTTGCTTCGGTATCTGGGTTCAAATGCTAGCCTTGTACGATTTTTGTGCATGTGGGGTTATTCACTTTCCATTTTCATTCCAACTGCA TTTCTACTGCTTATTCCAGTTGAGATTCTCCGATGGATCATCATACTTATTGCCGGTACAGCCTCATCATGCTTTGTTACCTTGAATTTAACATCCTATATTGGTGGCAGTAATGATCTTAGAATGATGATGATTGCTGCGTTCTTGCTGCAAATGGCCCTTGCAATCTTTATCAAGGCTTGGTTCTTTCCATAA
- the LOC121229561 gene encoding protein YIPF1 homolog isoform X1: protein MDESSYWNHPTSHLLGSVPAVVNEESEASYGRRGGGGRGYQTLGPPTEGFDQQSQNNWKGVFSISSYTQYFDVDTDVVVNRLISSFYPAGGDFFNKIGANPDLYGLIWITTTLVFMLAAFGNCATYLIQKRTDRTTSWSFDVGYVNAAACGIYGYSLVVPVAFYFLLRYLGSNASLVRFLCMWGYSLSIFIPTAFLLLIPVEILRWIIILIAGTASSCFVTLNLTSYIGGSNDLRMMMIAAFLLQMALAIFIKAWFFP from the exons ATGGATGAATCTTCGTATTGGAATCATCCTACTAGTCATTTACTCGGCTCAGTTCCC GCTGTTGTTAATGAAGAAAGTGAAGCCTCGTATGGCAGAAGAGGAGGTGGTGGCCGAGGTTATCAAACTCTTGGACCTCCGACCG AAGGATTTGACCAACAATCACAAAACAACTGGAAGGGAGTGTTTAGTATCTCATCATACACACAGTATTTTGATGTAGATACAGATGTTGTCGTAAACAGATTGATAAGTTCCTTTTATCCTGCCGGTGGAGACTTTTTCAACAAGATTGGCGCTAACCCTGATCT GTATGGGCTTATCTGGATCACAACTACATTGGTCTTTATGCTTGCGGCCTTTGGAAACTGTGCCACATACCTTATTCAAAAGCGCACTGATCGAACTACTTCTTGGAGCTTTGATGTTGGCTATGTAAATGCAGCAGCTTGTGGAATCTATGGTTATTCACTCGTGGTGCCAGTGGCATTTTACTTCTTGCTTCGGTATCTGGGTTCAAATGCTAGCCTTGTACGATTTTTGTGCATGTGGGGTTATTCACTTTCCATTTTCATTCCAACTGCA TTTCTACTGCTTATTCCAGTTGAGATTCTCCGATGGATCATCATACTTATTGCCGGTACAGCCTCATCATGCTTTGTTACCTTGAATTTAACATCCTATATTGGTGGCAGTAATGATCTTAGAATGATGATGATTGCTGCGTTCTTGCTGCAAATGGCCCTTGCAATCTTTATCAAGGCTTGGTTCTTTCCATAA